From a single Planococcus shenhongbingii genomic region:
- a CDS encoding MarR family winged helix-turn-helix transcriptional regulator — protein sequence MEEKVDCEIRELLDKISSRMRRDYSESLRELNLYVGQDKLLFRLWSGDGVTQIQLVEHLNCEPPTVTNMVKSLEQNGFIYRKRDQKDARVMRIFLTDEGRELEKPVKIKWRRQQEKLLNSILLEERMLLRRIMKQMESNLF from the coding sequence ATGGAAGAGAAGGTTGATTGTGAGATTCGTGAGCTGTTGGATAAAATTTCATCTCGAATGCGTCGAGACTACAGCGAGAGTCTAAGAGAACTTAACCTGTACGTAGGTCAAGATAAGCTGCTTTTTCGTTTATGGTCAGGCGATGGGGTCACACAAATACAGTTAGTTGAGCATTTAAATTGTGAACCCCCCACGGTGACAAATATGGTTAAATCACTGGAGCAAAACGGATTCATTTACCGGAAACGTGATCAGAAAGATGCCAGGGTGATGCGGATTTTTCTAACCGATGAGGGAAGAGAGCTGGAAAAACCGGTTAAAATCAAATGGAGACGGCAACAAGAAAAATTACTCAATTCGATTTTACTGGAAGAGCGCATGCTGTTAAGACGCATCATGAAGCAAATGGAGAGTAATTTGTTTTAA
- a CDS encoding TetR-like C-terminal domain-containing protein — MNQHNQTKQNVYETFFVYQPDATFINGVKDIIKQYVTDGIYYSQIQDKMLRAKIDLIIAYVTGAYIESIVFWIKENYETSPEDMASSLIDISLYGPYFDKLTSEN, encoded by the coding sequence ATGAATCAACACAACCAAACTAAACAGAATGTTTATGAAACTTTTTTTGTATATCAACCCGATGCCACTTTTATTAATGGGGTAAAAGATATCATCAAGCAATATGTAACAGATGGCATTTATTATTCTCAGATACAGGATAAAATGTTGCGGGCGAAGATCGATTTAATAATTGCTTATGTGACAGGCGCTTACATTGAAAGTATCGTTTTTTGGATTAAAGAAAATTATGAGACAAGCCCAGAGGATATGGCAAGCAGCCTAATCGATATCTCTTTATATGGTCCCTACTTTGACAAGCTTACGTCAGAAAATTAA
- a CDS encoding LLM class oxidoreductase, with protein sequence MDKFQSHKGFARTFADRCLTLGLIFPLESYTGSFPVFNLEEQMLLAKKAENLGFASLFVRDAPLYDANFGDVGAFYDPWIFLAYVSAHTDRIALGTASIVTTLRHPLHVAKSAASLDKISKERFLLGAATGDRPIEFPAFQVDPAESAALFRESVEVMKKVWKEPFPKIKTERVELEQGDIVPKPTLSDIPLLGTGYSGQTIEWLAKHTDGWLFYSQGVNDQRDLVNKWRAAAGEFKPFVQALAIDLSENPNEAPKPIQGGFRSGYRFLIDYLRAYEDAGVNHVIFGLKHGTRPAEDVMEELGEYVLPHFPAHLQFRNQNSGTPPKEYGRKAETQWD encoded by the coding sequence ATGGATAAATTCCAATCACATAAAGGCTTTGCGCGGACATTTGCGGACCGCTGTTTAACTCTGGGACTCATATTTCCGTTAGAGTCGTACACGGGAAGTTTTCCTGTTTTTAATCTGGAAGAGCAGATGCTACTGGCTAAAAAGGCGGAAAATCTGGGTTTTGCTTCGTTGTTTGTAAGAGATGCCCCCCTCTACGATGCGAACTTTGGCGATGTAGGTGCTTTTTATGACCCTTGGATATTTCTGGCGTATGTTTCGGCACATACGGATCGAATCGCACTGGGTACGGCGAGTATTGTGACGACGTTGCGTCACCCGCTTCACGTAGCGAAGTCAGCGGCTTCCTTGGACAAAATATCAAAAGAGCGTTTCTTATTGGGAGCTGCGACCGGTGACCGGCCCATTGAATTTCCCGCATTCCAAGTGGATCCTGCCGAAAGCGCAGCCTTATTTAGAGAGTCTGTAGAAGTCATGAAAAAAGTGTGGAAAGAACCATTTCCGAAAATAAAGACTGAGCGAGTGGAATTGGAGCAAGGCGATATTGTTCCCAAACCCACTTTATCCGACATTCCCCTTCTGGGAACCGGGTATTCCGGCCAAACGATTGAGTGGTTAGCCAAGCATACAGATGGCTGGTTGTTTTATTCGCAAGGCGTTAATGACCAGCGTGACCTGGTGAATAAGTGGCGAGCAGCGGCCGGTGAATTCAAACCATTTGTTCAGGCTTTGGCTATTGACTTATCCGAGAATCCAAACGAAGCACCTAAACCGATACAGGGAGGGTTTAGGTCGGGTTATCGATTTTTAATCGATTACCTGCGTGCCTATGAGGACGCAGGCGTGAATCATGTGATATTTGGTTTGAAACACGGAACACGCCCTGCAGAAGACGTGATGGAGGAATTGGGGGAATATGTGCTTCCTCATTTTCCTGCACATCTTCAGTTCCGAAATCAAAACAGTGGCACTCCGCCTAAGGAGTATGGCCGCAAGGCTGAAACTCAATGGGATTAA
- a CDS encoding recombinase family protein codes for MEKVNLKKKVAVYVRKSREEENGLEATLQNQRETLIRIADIKNYEYELFQEVESSIKWNRPELAKMIEGIIQGNFDRVLVSHPDRLSRDERDSAELKELFIEHGIIIETPDNIIDLTDENQELLFGFTSVLSAFEYKRIRHRLNKGKYDAVAIKNRWMGSIAPLGYIWDKNSKLLLIHPDEKPIIREMANLALSGYSSKQIADKLNALGFRTRKGILIRPDTVLRILKNRVYLGESSYNSKRLKKIATATGTHEAILTEDEFDKIQNMFISRRSRENLYSLGIKSSVNKLVACGICGKNLTIQQNTKVRKSGKTYSFFQIRPCRHKIEMEPQCYNSGCKIDIIEDAVIQSLQNYRAELEMALEQLLVDNTHELENKLIWSLTTMQSELRKHERKEQRLLDLYLDESLDKETYQNNKEQINEVKTCLMKEIKTTEGKLTVLDASAQAEKVKEVLKKIDNFGEMQLEEQNATLKLLIEKIYYVKSKDTDNKPVLDIHWREL; via the coding sequence ATGGAAAAGGTAAATTTGAAAAAGAAAGTTGCAGTATATGTTAGAAAGTCTAGAGAAGAAGAAAATGGATTAGAGGCAACATTACAGAATCAGAGAGAGACATTAATCAGAATTGCTGATATTAAAAATTATGAGTATGAACTGTTTCAAGAAGTGGAATCTTCTATAAAATGGAACAGACCTGAACTGGCTAAAATGATTGAGGGAATCATACAGGGGAATTTTGATAGAGTTTTGGTTTCTCATCCTGATCGCCTAAGTAGAGATGAAAGGGATTCAGCAGAGTTAAAGGAACTCTTTATTGAACATGGCATCATCATTGAAACTCCTGATAATATAATTGACCTCACAGATGAGAATCAAGAGTTGTTGTTTGGCTTTACCTCTGTCCTTTCTGCTTTTGAGTATAAGAGAATCAGACACAGACTTAATAAAGGTAAGTATGATGCTGTAGCTATTAAAAACAGATGGATGGGTTCTATTGCTCCATTAGGCTACATATGGGATAAGAACTCTAAACTACTTCTTATTCATCCAGATGAAAAACCAATCATTAGAGAAATGGCTAACTTAGCTTTGTCAGGATACTCCTCTAAACAGATAGCTGATAAATTAAATGCTTTAGGATTCAGAACTAGAAAAGGCATTTTGATCAGACCAGACACTGTACTGAGAATTCTTAAGAACAGGGTGTATTTAGGAGAAAGCAGCTATAACTCCAAGAGGTTGAAGAAAATAGCAACTGCTACAGGAACACATGAGGCAATTCTTACTGAGGATGAATTTGATAAAATTCAAAATATGTTTATCTCTAGAAGGTCTAGAGAAAACCTTTACTCTTTGGGGATTAAATCAAGTGTAAACAAGTTAGTGGCTTGTGGAATCTGTGGTAAGAATCTAACTATTCAACAGAACACTAAAGTTAGAAAATCAGGGAAAACATATTCTTTCTTTCAGATTAGACCTTGCAGACATAAAATAGAAATGGAGCCTCAGTGTTACAACAGTGGCTGTAAGATAGATATTATTGAAGATGCTGTAATTCAATCATTGCAAAACTACAGAGCAGAACTAGAAATGGCACTGGAACAACTGCTTGTTGATAATACACATGAATTAGAAAACAAATTAATCTGGTCACTAACAACAATGCAATCTGAACTAAGAAAGCATGAAAGAAAAGAACAGAGGCTACTTGATTTATATTTAGATGAAAGTTTAGATAAAGAAACCTATCAGAATAACAAGGAGCAGATTAATGAGGTGAAAACTTGTTTAATGAAAGAAATTAAAACAACTGAGGGTAAACTAACTGTTTTAGATGCCTCTGCTCAAGCTGAAAAAGTTAAAGAAGTGCTGAAGAAAATTGATAACTTTGGGGAGATGCAATTGGAGGAGCAAAATGCTACCTTAAAACTTCTTATTGAAAAGATATACTATGTTAAAAGTAAAGATACTGATAATAAACCTGTACTGGACATTCATTGGAGAGAGCTGTAA
- a CDS encoding NtaA/DmoA family FMN-dependent monooxygenase (This protein belongs to a clade of FMN-dependent monooxygenases, within a broader family of flavin-dependent oxidoreductases, the luciferase-like monooxygenase (LMM) family, some of whose members use coenzyme F420 rather than FMN.): MKNRKKLKLGAVLEGVGWNYMGWRHPEMPADASENIDHYVKQAEIAETAKFDTLFLIDVSHVGPGNIPHYLSFFEGVSLMSALSMATKNIGLSATIASSYGDPYTAARQILSLDKISKGRASLNLITSNPGGLVNFSRGHLSKNDLYPMQKEFMEIVLGLWDTYEDDAFIRDKASGVFLDPNKMHTLNYRGNYFSVDGPLSISRSAQGRPVLFTAGTSSNMMENAAKYTDAALIHNDSLAEIVEMATELKKRVALEGRSPEDFIVAVLENPIVGRTEKEAEEKFRELEILMPHYRIPKPRFFGSAEKVADKVQEWYEAGAMDLFLVKQEYPTGLQDFADLVVPILQDRGIFRTEYESNTLRGNLELPIPESKYARL, encoded by the coding sequence ATGAAAAATAGAAAAAAGTTAAAATTAGGTGCTGTGCTTGAAGGTGTTGGCTGGAACTATATGGGATGGAGACATCCAGAGATGCCTGCCGATGCGTCTGAAAATATTGATCACTATGTAAAACAGGCAGAGATAGCAGAAACTGCAAAATTTGATACGCTATTTTTAATCGATGTCAGCCATGTTGGACCAGGGAACATTCCGCATTACTTGAGTTTCTTTGAAGGTGTCAGTCTTATGTCGGCACTTAGTATGGCTACTAAAAATATTGGCCTTTCAGCGACAATTGCTAGTTCGTATGGAGATCCATATACAGCAGCAAGACAAATTTTATCACTAGATAAAATTAGTAAAGGAAGGGCTTCTTTAAACTTAATTACTTCAAATCCCGGGGGCCTGGTTAACTTTAGCCGTGGGCACTTGTCAAAAAATGATTTATATCCTATGCAAAAGGAATTTATGGAAATTGTCTTAGGATTATGGGATACGTATGAAGATGATGCTTTTATCCGCGATAAAGCAAGTGGGGTATTTTTGGATCCAAATAAGATGCACACTTTAAATTATCGAGGAAATTACTTTTCGGTAGATGGTCCATTAAGTATTAGTCGTTCAGCCCAAGGAAGACCAGTACTTTTTACGGCAGGTACTTCTTCCAATATGATGGAAAATGCTGCAAAGTATACGGACGCAGCCCTTATTCATAATGATTCTCTTGCTGAAATCGTGGAAATGGCGACAGAGCTGAAAAAACGAGTAGCCTTAGAAGGGCGATCACCGGAAGACTTTATTGTTGCAGTGCTTGAAAACCCAATCGTAGGTAGAACTGAAAAAGAAGCAGAAGAAAAGTTCAGAGAATTAGAAATCTTGATGCCCCATTATAGAATACCAAAACCTAGATTTTTCGGTTCAGCAGAAAAAGTAGCCGATAAAGTTCAGGAATGGTATGAAGCAGGTGCAATGGATCTGTTCTTAGTAAAACAAGAGTATCCAACAGGACTACAAGATTTCGCTGATTTAGTCGTTCCCATTTTACAGGATAGAGGCATTTTCCGTACAGAATATGAATCAAATACGTTACGAGGTAATTTAGAATTGCCTATTCCAGAAAGTAAATACGCACGACTTTAG
- a CDS encoding AbiV family abortive infection protein yields MGFNQLKVEDIEIIQQKIYENAIELLEDAELLYNNEKYARAHACAQFSIEEFGKLPMLLTVSAQVSKGDKVNWKDLNNRLRDHKTKTSLSFALIEVMVRSMIEKIKVENIEDYQLDLYVLFPDSINDFKKFLEQDFELVPYAIFESLDKSREELSKEYRVRQAVASVLNKYKNLSLYADFNDGDFVKPSEVIHEKRSRDRIKAALIQQKIMKILHPANNAPYKIKNFSLFDSIQAELRNKIFEEK; encoded by the coding sequence GTGGGTTTTAATCAGCTAAAAGTAGAGGATATTGAAATAATACAACAAAAGATATATGAAAATGCTATAGAACTGCTTGAAGATGCAGAGCTATTATATAACAATGAAAAGTATGCTAGAGCCCATGCTTGTGCTCAATTTAGCATTGAAGAATTTGGGAAGTTACCTATGCTCTTAACAGTAAGCGCACAGGTAAGTAAAGGGGATAAGGTAAACTGGAAGGATTTAAATAATAGGTTAAGAGATCATAAAACAAAAACCTCCCTCAGCTTTGCTTTAATTGAGGTTATGGTAAGAAGCATGATAGAAAAAATAAAAGTAGAAAACATAGAGGACTACCAGTTAGATTTGTATGTCCTTTTTCCTGATAGTATAAATGATTTTAAAAAATTCCTTGAGCAAGATTTTGAACTAGTTCCCTATGCTATTTTTGAGAGTCTTGACAAATCTAGAGAAGAGTTAAGTAAGGAATATAGGGTTAGGCAGGCAGTTGCATCTGTACTTAATAAATATAAAAACTTGAGTTTGTATGCAGATTTTAATGATGGGGATTTTGTTAAACCAAGTGAGGTTATACATGAAAAAAGGAGTAGAGACAGAATAAAAGCAGCTTTAATACAACAAAAGATAATGAAAATTTTGCACCCAGCAAACAATGCCCCTTATAAAATTAAAAATTTTTCACTTTTTGATTCCATACAAGCTGAATTAAGAAATAAAATCTTTGAAGAAAAGTAA
- a CDS encoding aminomethyltransferase beta-barrel domain-containing protein, giving the protein MTLLENGKVDVRFDQSARAFTLGQAVVFYDGEVCLGGGTID; this is encoded by the coding sequence GTGACCCTTTTAGAAAACGGCAAGGTAGATGTCCGGTTTGATCAGTCGGCCCGGGCTTTTACATTAGGACAGGCGGTTGTATTTTATGATGGAGAAGTGTGCCTAGGTGGGGGAACCATCGATTAA
- a CDS encoding zinc-binding dehydrogenase, which produces MHQLGKALGATVIATARNKENEEFCRNQGADYTFNPEEQTFEEAIAEFTDGQGVNVIYDTVGKDAYANAVNSITIGDEWC; this is translated from the coding sequence ATCCATCAATTAGGCAAAGCACTTGGAGCAACTGTAATTGCCACAGCGCGAAATAAGGAAAATGAGGAGTTCTGCCGCAACCAAGGAGCTGACTACACCTTTAATCCAGAAGAACAGACATTCGAAGAAGCCATTGCTGAATTTACCGATGGTCAAGGAGTAAATGTAATTTACGATACGGTTGGTAAGGATGCCTATGCCAACGCTGTCAACAGTATTACTATAGGGGACGAGTGGTGTTGA
- a CDS encoding NtaA/DmoA family FMN-dependent monooxygenase (This protein belongs to a clade of FMN-dependent monooxygenases, within a broader family of flavin-dependent oxidoreductases, the luciferase-like monooxygenase (LMM) family, some of whose members use coenzyme F420 rather than FMN.), giving the protein MDPMLALMAVARETERIGLVATLSTTFNYPYNLARQFKALDVISHGRVGWNAVTTSNPAAAANFGAQPLSRKERYAMAHESIQIVQALWGSWEEDAWTLDVEGGQFADMDKIKPINLQGHYHGSRGPLAIPPSEQGQPVIFQAGGGYEGLELAGSYASGVYANPYDIESAREQRQAIRQSAVRFGRNPDDIKLIAGFIFSIGSTEEEALDRRRQLMSLASDEIPDRVRYLGAMIGLALSVDAMDINEPIPTEMLKRAYPSPQDPRSPQALELALKGLSIRDILAHGVINYHPVVAGTPTQVADFMEEWFLAEAVDGFSVVPDIAADGVEDFVDLVVPILQERGLYHEDYEGETLREHMGVPYQYGPL; this is encoded by the coding sequence ATGGATCCCATGTTAGCGCTGATGGCTGTTGCCAGGGAAACGGAACGGATCGGGCTTGTCGCGACCCTGTCCACGACGTTCAATTATCCGTATAACCTGGCGCGCCAGTTCAAGGCATTGGACGTCATCAGCCACGGACGGGTCGGCTGGAACGCAGTGACGACCTCCAATCCAGCTGCGGCAGCGAATTTCGGCGCGCAGCCTTTAAGCCGCAAGGAGCGGTATGCCATGGCGCATGAATCCATCCAAATTGTTCAAGCGTTGTGGGGAAGCTGGGAAGAAGATGCCTGGACATTGGATGTAGAAGGTGGTCAGTTTGCCGACATGGACAAAATTAAGCCGATCAATCTTCAAGGGCACTACCATGGTTCACGCGGTCCATTGGCGATCCCGCCTTCTGAACAAGGACAGCCGGTGATCTTCCAGGCTGGAGGCGGGTATGAAGGGCTGGAGCTGGCAGGGAGTTATGCTTCTGGTGTCTATGCCAATCCTTATGATATCGAATCTGCCCGCGAACAACGACAGGCCATTCGACAAAGCGCTGTTCGTTTCGGGAGAAATCCTGACGACATTAAGCTGATTGCAGGTTTTATTTTTTCAATAGGCTCAACCGAAGAAGAAGCTCTTGACCGGCGAAGACAGTTAATGAGTCTTGCTTCTGACGAGATTCCAGATAGAGTTCGCTATCTAGGGGCTATGATTGGATTGGCCTTATCGGTGGATGCGATGGATATCAACGAGCCGATTCCAACGGAGATGCTGAAACGAGCTTATCCTAGCCCTCAGGATCCGCGTTCTCCCCAGGCCTTGGAGTTGGCTTTAAAAGGACTTTCCATTCGGGATATCCTGGCCCACGGAGTGATCAATTATCATCCTGTCGTTGCGGGCACGCCAACGCAGGTTGCAGACTTTATGGAAGAATGGTTTCTGGCAGAGGCAGTTGACGGGTTCTCTGTGGTACCAGATATAGCAGCTGATGGGGTCGAGGATTTTGTTGATTTGGTGGTTCCGATTTTACAGGAACGCGGGCTGTATCATGAAGATTATGAAGGGGAAACGCTGCGGGAGCATATGGGTGTTCCATACCAGTACGGACCCCTTTAA
- a CDS encoding LLM class flavin-dependent oxidoreductase, giving the protein MRLSILDQVPVTKGNTAVDALKNAEELAVLGDELGYHRMWMAEHHGMDILASSAPEVIAAHLAAKTRTIRIGTGGVMMMHYSPLKLAEVFKTLSAFSPGRIDFGVGRAAGGDQRSIYALSEGRQPMVNNMYEKLDTALQLINDEVPEDDLYNKTIATPSQVVLPEAWLLGATGNSAIQAGIRGIGYSFAQFFNGQMSKEILDAYKKNFQPSAFMEKPEINVSYMVTTAETNEEAEFEAKSQDISRLLFTKGKIAPVLTPEEASDYPLTEMDRMIIQDNREIHLVGAAKEIAMLLQKEQQQYGFDEAMIVSIPHAQEKRLEVYRLLAKELL; this is encoded by the coding sequence ATGAGATTAAGTATTCTAGACCAAGTCCCTGTTACGAAGGGAAATACAGCAGTAGATGCGTTAAAAAATGCGGAAGAATTGGCCGTTTTGGGCGATGAATTAGGCTATCATCGCATGTGGATGGCGGAACATCACGGAATGGATATCTTGGCAAGCTCAGCTCCTGAAGTCATCGCCGCTCATTTGGCTGCTAAAACGAGAACGATTCGAATCGGTACCGGGGGCGTGATGATGATGCATTATTCCCCATTGAAACTAGCCGAAGTGTTTAAAACATTAAGTGCATTTTCACCAGGCAGGATCGATTTTGGTGTTGGCCGAGCTGCGGGCGGGGATCAGCGTTCCATCTATGCTTTATCCGAAGGACGCCAGCCAATGGTAAACAATATGTATGAAAAACTGGATACAGCGCTACAGCTGATCAACGACGAAGTACCCGAAGATGATTTGTATAATAAAACAATCGCAACACCGTCCCAAGTTGTTTTGCCGGAAGCTTGGCTGCTGGGTGCGACTGGCAACAGTGCTATTCAGGCAGGGATCCGGGGGATTGGTTATTCATTTGCCCAGTTTTTCAACGGCCAAATGTCCAAGGAGATACTGGATGCATACAAAAAGAACTTTCAACCTTCTGCTTTTATGGAAAAACCGGAAATTAATGTTTCCTATATGGTGACAACCGCTGAAACAAATGAGGAAGCTGAATTCGAAGCAAAGTCTCAAGATATCTCGCGTTTACTGTTTACGAAGGGAAAAATAGCACCGGTTTTGACACCTGAGGAAGCCAGTGATTATCCATTGACGGAAATGGATCGCATGATCATTCAAGATAACCGTGAAATCCATTTAGTGGGAGCTGCGAAAGAAATTGCGATGCTCTTACAAAAAGAGCAACAACAATATGGATTTGATGAAGCGATGATTGTCAGTATTCCCCATGCCCAAGAAAAACGCCTGGAAGTCTACCGGTTGCTGGCCAAGGAATTGTTATGA
- a CDS encoding flavin reductase family protein, whose product MLNEDNQRLFKEAMGNYPTGVTVVTTTNREGDPVGITVNSFASVSLNPLMILWFNDRKASSIDTFTKSGKFIVHLLADDQQELVKLFSSKNVDRFSKIKWGFSDNQLPVLEGAFAVLECETVQTVEAGDHTILIGAVTNIRTEKKDPLLYHRRHIGAIPSEFYERM is encoded by the coding sequence ATGTTAAATGAAGATAATCAACGGTTGTTCAAAGAAGCAATGGGTAATTATCCCACAGGTGTTACTGTGGTCACGACGACAAATCGTGAGGGGGATCCAGTCGGAATAACGGTGAATTCATTTGCCTCTGTATCGCTGAATCCACTTATGATTCTTTGGTTCAATGATCGGAAAGCTTCGTCAATTGATACGTTTACAAAAAGCGGAAAGTTCATAGTCCATCTATTGGCAGATGATCAGCAGGAGTTAGTTAAGCTGTTTTCAAGCAAAAATGTAGACCGTTTTAGCAAGATTAAATGGGGTTTCTCGGATAATCAGCTGCCTGTTCTTGAAGGTGCTTTCGCGGTCCTGGAATGTGAAACAGTTCAAACGGTGGAAGCAGGGGATCATACTATCTTAATCGGAGCCGTTACAAATATACGAACGGAAAAAAAGGATCCCTTGCTCTATCATCGCAGGCACATCGGGGCGATTCCATCAGAGTTTTATGAGCGTATGTGA
- a CDS encoding diguanylate cyclase domain-containing protein: protein MAGDGVLKELTFKIADIAKSSDTAARIGDDEFAILLSNTN from the coding sequence ATTGCAGGCGACGGCGTACTAAAAGAACTGACTTTTAAAATTGCCGATATAGCAAAATCCTCGGATACTGCAGCCCGTATTGGAGACGACGAATTCGCCATCCTCTTGTCCAACACTAATTAA